A portion of the Paenibacillus hamazuiensis genome contains these proteins:
- the efp gene encoding elongation factor P — translation MISVNDFKTGLTIEVDGDIFTVLDFQHVKPGKGAAFVRSKLKNIRNGNTVERTFRAGENVGRAHIENRQMQYLYASGSEHTFMDTETYDQVSLPAEQLEWELNFLKENMMINIMSYQGEITGINLPNSVELKVVETEPGIKGNTATGATKNAKLETGLNVQVPLFINEGDVLLIDTRDGKYISRA, via the coding sequence GTGATCTCAGTAAACGATTTTAAAACAGGCCTCACTATTGAAGTGGACGGCGACATTTTTACGGTTCTTGATTTTCAACACGTTAAGCCGGGTAAAGGTGCGGCATTTGTCCGCTCCAAGCTGAAAAATATCCGCAACGGCAACACCGTTGAGCGCACGTTCCGCGCAGGCGAAAACGTGGGCAGAGCCCACATTGAAAACCGTCAAATGCAATACTTGTATGCCTCGGGCAGCGAGCATACGTTCATGGATACGGAAACCTACGATCAAGTCAGCCTTCCGGCGGAGCAGCTCGAATGGGAGCTCAACTTCCTGAAGGAAAACATGATGATCAACATAATGAGCTACCAAGGAGAAATTACCGGCATCAACCTGCCGAACAGCGTCGAGCTGAAAGTCGTCGAAACCGAGCCGGGCATCAAAGGCAACACCGCCACCGGCGCCACCAAAAACGCCAAGCTCGAAACCGGCCTTAACGTTCAGGTGCCATTGTTTATCAACGAGGGAGACGTGCTGCTGATCGATACCCGCGACGGCAAGTACATCTCCCGCGCGTAA
- a CDS encoding aspartate kinase — MSLIVMKFGGSSVGDAERMKRVAKRVVERQQEGHQCVIVVSAMGDTTDDLIDLTKQICDTTPPAREMDMLLSTGEQVSVALLSMAIHSMGFSAISFTGWQAGMYTEAVHGKARITDIKPDRIHKALDEGKIVIVAGFQGMTEEGEITTLGRGGSDTTAVALAAAIKADVCEIFTDVDGVYSTDPRIVRVARKLNEISYDEMLELANLGAAVLHPRAVEYAKNYNVALVVRSSFNYNEGTMVKEEAVMEQGLAVRGIAYDKNVARISILGVEEKVGQLAKVFTALAKEQIDVDIIVQSGVMNGAADFSFTVALSDKDKALSVIESIRPQVGFREVTSQVDLVKVSIVGAGMVSTPGVAAKMFEVISDLGISINMVSTSEIKTSCVIDGSRLNEVISALHTAYGLDTDKQAFVGGPSERR, encoded by the coding sequence TTGTCTCTTATAGTCATGAAATTCGGCGGCAGCTCCGTCGGCGATGCGGAGCGCATGAAACGCGTGGCCAAACGGGTTGTGGAAAGACAGCAGGAAGGACATCAATGCGTGATCGTCGTATCGGCCATGGGCGATACAACGGACGATTTGATCGATTTGACGAAGCAAATATGCGATACAACGCCTCCCGCGCGCGAAATGGATATGCTGCTCTCAACGGGCGAGCAAGTATCCGTAGCGCTGCTGTCTATGGCGATACATAGCATGGGATTTTCGGCTATTTCTTTTACCGGCTGGCAAGCAGGTATGTACACGGAAGCGGTTCACGGCAAAGCGCGGATTACGGATATCAAGCCGGACCGTATTCATAAAGCATTAGACGAAGGGAAGATCGTCATCGTCGCCGGCTTCCAGGGAATGACCGAGGAGGGCGAAATTACGACGCTCGGGCGCGGCGGTTCCGATACGACGGCGGTGGCTCTGGCTGCAGCGATCAAAGCGGACGTTTGCGAAATTTTCACCGACGTAGACGGTGTATACTCTACAGACCCGCGTATTGTCCGCGTAGCGCGCAAGCTGAACGAAATTTCGTACGACGAGATGCTGGAGCTCGCCAATCTCGGCGCGGCCGTTCTTCACCCGAGAGCGGTGGAATATGCGAAAAACTACAACGTGGCGCTGGTCGTCCGTTCGAGCTTTAATTATAACGAAGGCACAATGGTGAAGGAGGAAGCGGTCATGGAGCAAGGCCTTGCGGTGCGCGGCATCGCTTACGATAAAAACGTGGCAAGAATCAGCATTTTGGGCGTGGAGGAAAAAGTGGGACAGCTGGCAAAGGTGTTCACCGCTCTCGCCAAGGAACAAATCGACGTCGATATCATCGTACAAAGCGGCGTTATGAACGGCGCGGCCGATTTCTCTTTCACCGTGGCGCTGAGCGATAAAGACAAAGCTTTGTCCGTCATCGAAAGCATCCGCCCGCAGGTCGGCTTCCGCGAAGTGACCTCCCAAGTAGATCTGGTGAAAGTATCGATCGTCGGCGCCGGCATGGTCAGCACTCCGGGCGTCGCCGCGAAAATGTTCGAGGTCATCTCGGACCTCGGTATCAGCATCAACATGGTCAGCACGTCCGAAATCAAGACGTCCTGCGTCATCGACGGCTCCCGCTTGAACGAAGTCATCTCCGCTCTCCATACGGCATACGGCCTTGATACCGACAAGCAAGCCTTCGTCGGCGGTCCTTCTGAAAGACGTTAA